In Pseudomonas fluorescens, the following are encoded in one genomic region:
- a CDS encoding ABC transporter ATP-binding protein, with product MYAVTPQWNNSAPKEDLEPTEIEFRNVGKCFPAKGKPEAPFAIRGVNFKIRRGEVVSIIGPSGCGKSTILNMGSGLYRPTEGEVFVGGEAVTGPVRQVAFMLQKDLLMPWRSIRRNVELGLEIQGVAAAKRQAVAKDLLDRCHLQGFADHYPFQLSGGMRQRAALARTLAIDPQVLFLDEPFSALDAQTKMILQQDMARMLFDEKKTALFITHDLIEGIAMSDRLLVMSARPGTIIEEINIDLPFRDNPLERRKLPEIGPLVGRLMELLQVSEDTELH from the coding sequence ATGTACGCCGTCACCCCTCAATGGAACAACTCCGCTCCCAAGGAAGACCTGGAGCCCACCGAAATTGAATTTCGCAATGTCGGTAAATGTTTTCCGGCCAAGGGCAAGCCCGAAGCGCCGTTCGCCATTCGCGGGGTCAACTTCAAGATTCGCCGTGGTGAAGTGGTGTCGATCATCGGCCCTTCCGGTTGCGGCAAGAGCACCATCCTCAATATGGGTTCCGGCCTCTATCGTCCGACCGAAGGCGAAGTGTTCGTCGGTGGTGAAGCGGTCACCGGCCCGGTCCGTCAGGTCGCGTTCATGCTGCAAAAAGACCTGTTGATGCCGTGGCGCAGTATTCGCCGCAACGTTGAACTGGGCCTGGAAATACAAGGTGTGGCGGCCGCCAAACGTCAGGCCGTGGCCAAAGATCTGCTCGATCGTTGCCACCTGCAAGGCTTTGCCGACCATTACCCGTTCCAGCTGTCGGGTGGCATGCGCCAGCGTGCTGCCCTGGCCCGCACCTTGGCAATCGACCCGCAAGTGCTGTTCCTCGACGAGCCATTCTCGGCGCTGGATGCGCAGACCAAGATGATCCTGCAACAGGACATGGCGCGGATGCTGTTTGATGAAAAGAAAACCGCACTGTTCATTACCCATGACCTGATCGAAGGCATCGCCATGTCGGATCGGCTGCTGGTCATGAGCGCCCGCCCCGGCACCATCATCGAAGAAATCAACATTGATCTGCCGTTCCGCGACAACCCGCTGGAGCGCCGCAAGCTGCCGGAGATCGGCCCGCTGGTCGGTCGCCTGATGGAGTTGCTGCAAGTCAGTGAAGACACCGAACTGCATTGA
- a CDS encoding ABC transporter substrate-binding protein, whose amino-acid sequence MFKSLFQRFSQVTGIALGLGMAFAAQAQSTDVTYLLPAPPNSPAFAPWIIAQQKGYYAARNLNMTFIAAKGGVDVAKQIGAGNAMLGGAIGDTPIVVRANGIPVRAVAVLGAGGVTMIATNAAENINSITDLKGKTMTVMSYSDTTYYALLASLRKAGLSKTDVNIQAAGPSGVWQLFSADKSQAMAGVPDWVVNAEEAGVKIKLIPQAQIFESMAQAILASDDAIEHHPQIVRDVVQATLQGMNDIIQDPKAAAATFAKAVPAYAGKEASLEKVFKLYVEHVYANQLVPGRIDPARLETVRQFYVSEGIVTQEPKLDDLYTNQFIDTQTAAQ is encoded by the coding sequence ATGTTCAAGTCTCTGTTTCAACGCTTCAGCCAGGTTACCGGCATCGCGCTCGGCCTGGGCATGGCTTTCGCCGCTCAGGCGCAGTCGACCGACGTGACTTACCTGTTGCCGGCGCCACCGAACTCGCCGGCGTTCGCCCCATGGATCATCGCGCAGCAGAAGGGCTACTACGCAGCCCGGAACCTGAACATGACCTTCATCGCTGCCAAGGGCGGCGTGGACGTGGCGAAACAGATCGGCGCCGGTAACGCCATGCTCGGCGGCGCCATCGGCGATACCCCGATCGTGGTGCGGGCCAACGGGATTCCAGTGCGCGCCGTCGCGGTGCTCGGTGCCGGCGGCGTGACCATGATTGCCACCAATGCAGCGGAAAACATCAATTCCATCACCGACCTCAAGGGCAAGACCATGACGGTGATGTCCTACTCGGACACCACCTACTACGCCCTGCTCGCCTCGCTGCGCAAAGCCGGCCTGAGCAAGACCGATGTGAACATCCAGGCGGCCGGTCCATCGGGCGTGTGGCAGTTGTTCTCGGCCGACAAATCCCAGGCGATGGCGGGCGTGCCGGACTGGGTGGTCAACGCCGAGGAAGCCGGGGTGAAGATCAAACTGATCCCGCAGGCACAGATTTTCGAAAGCATGGCCCAGGCGATTCTCGCGTCCGACGACGCCATCGAGCATCACCCGCAGATTGTCCGTGATGTGGTCCAGGCCACCCTGCAAGGCATGAACGACATCATTCAAGACCCTAAAGCCGCAGCGGCCACATTCGCCAAGGCGGTCCCGGCTTATGCCGGCAAGGAAGCGTCGCTGGAGAAGGTCTTCAAGCTCTATGTCGAGCACGTCTACGCCAATCAGTTAGTACCGGGGCGCATCGATCCGGCGCGACTTGAAACGGTCCGCCAGTTCTATGTCAGCGAAGGCATCGTCACCCAGGAGCCAAAGCTCGACGACCTGTACACCAACCAGTTCATCGACACCCAAACAGCCGCGCAATGA
- a CDS encoding ABC transporter permease, with protein MKNLNNSMLGSVALLILFLVLWQWGPGLLGMPEFVMPQLSRVAQESLVMWHTGGLLQHTLITAFEIIVGFGLGALLGVVIGVSLGLSPAAEAMLSPYILALQIAPKVAFAPLFVMWLGYTIYPKILIAILIVFFPVMINVLSAIRTVDPDMINLVRTMNASRWQIFRLVEFPSAMAALFSGLRIASTLAVIGVTVGELVGGNQGLGFLLVDAEGQGNTAGVFVAIVMLTLIGVLAYGAVVWTEKRVLHYMPKAMLSTQ; from the coding sequence ATGAAAAACCTTAATAACTCCATGCTCGGCAGCGTCGCCCTGCTGATCCTGTTCCTGGTGCTCTGGCAATGGGGCCCGGGATTGCTCGGCATGCCCGAATTCGTGATGCCGCAGCTGAGCCGCGTGGCCCAGGAAAGCCTGGTGATGTGGCACACCGGCGGCCTGTTGCAACACACCCTGATCACCGCCTTCGAAATCATTGTCGGCTTTGGCCTGGGTGCCCTGCTCGGCGTGGTGATCGGTGTGTCGCTGGGCCTTTCGCCCGCCGCTGAGGCCATGCTGTCGCCGTACATCCTCGCCCTGCAGATCGCCCCGAAAGTCGCCTTCGCCCCGCTGTTCGTCATGTGGCTGGGCTACACCATTTACCCGAAGATCCTGATCGCCATCCTGATCGTGTTCTTCCCGGTGATGATCAACGTACTGTCGGCAATCCGCACCGTGGACCCGGACATGATCAACCTCGTGCGGACCATGAACGCCAGTCGCTGGCAGATCTTTCGCCTGGTGGAGTTTCCTTCGGCCATGGCCGCGCTGTTCTCCGGCCTGCGCATCGCTTCGACCCTGGCCGTCATCGGTGTCACCGTCGGTGAACTGGTGGGCGGCAATCAGGGCCTGGGCTTCCTGCTGGTCGATGCCGAAGGTCAGGGCAATACCGCAGGCGTGTTCGTGGCCATTGTCATGCTCACGCTGATCGGTGTACTCGCTTACGGCGCAGTGGTCTGGACCGAAAAACGTGTCCTGCACTACATGCCCAAAGCCATGCTGAGCACCCAATGA
- a CDS encoding SDR family oxidoreductase: MMTTFNRLLEGRRVLVTGGARGLGYAFAQAIGRAGAHVVIADILAERVQQSAAELVAEGLTVHGVTVDLAQPDSIDACIAETTRLLGGLDGLVNNASITNSGGKTCEELSLDTWDQVMQVNVRGTWLMTKACLPALRASGHGAIVNLASDTPLWGAPNLLAYVASKGAIIAMTRSLARELGTDNITVNAIAPGLVLVEATAYVPEARHRLYNDQRAIQRPQLPEDVSGAVLFALSDLARFITGQTLPVNGGFVMP, encoded by the coding sequence ATGATGACGACCTTCAATCGCTTGCTCGAAGGCCGTCGCGTGCTGGTCACCGGTGGCGCCCGCGGGTTGGGTTACGCCTTTGCCCAGGCCATCGGCCGGGCCGGTGCCCACGTGGTCATCGCCGACATTCTCGCCGAACGTGTGCAGCAATCGGCCGCCGAACTGGTCGCTGAAGGCCTGACCGTGCACGGCGTGACGGTCGACCTGGCGCAACCGGATTCGATCGACGCCTGCATCGCCGAAACCACCCGTTTGCTCGGTGGGCTCGACGGTCTGGTGAACAACGCCTCGATCACCAACTCCGGCGGCAAGACCTGCGAAGAGCTGAGCCTGGACACCTGGGATCAGGTCATGCAAGTCAACGTGCGCGGCACCTGGTTGATGACCAAGGCCTGTCTGCCTGCCCTGCGCGCCAGCGGTCATGGCGCCATTGTCAACCTGGCCTCCGACACCCCGCTGTGGGGTGCGCCGAACCTGCTGGCGTATGTCGCGAGCAAGGGCGCAATCATCGCCATGACCCGCAGCCTGGCCCGCGAACTGGGGACCGACAACATCACGGTCAACGCCATCGCGCCCGGCCTGGTGCTGGTCGAGGCCACGGCTTATGTGCCTGAAGCCCGCCACCGTTTGTACAACGATCAACGGGCCATTCAACGCCCACAACTTCCCGAAGACGTCAGCGGCGCCGTGTTGTTCGCGCTGTCCGACCTCGCCCGCTTCATCACTGGACAAACCTTGCCGGTCAACGGCGGGTTCGTCATGCCTTGA
- a CDS encoding cupin domain-containing protein, which yields MTDLSANLNTQHDTPKSWEQPAGSDLESWMKTRIARYETRKYDWSALKFQADYDPKFRRAQMRYIGTGGTGVTSDMNTIPSENFTFSTMVIPAGHEGPPHLHTDVEEVFFVLRGKLKVIIEKDGERFETILTDRDVISVPPGVYREEINIGDEDALMCVMLGAKKPLTPTYPPEHPLASIKRG from the coding sequence ATGACCGACCTTTCTGCAAACTTGAATACACAGCACGACACCCCGAAAAGCTGGGAACAGCCCGCCGGCAGCGATCTCGAAAGCTGGATGAAAACCCGTATCGCGCGCTACGAAACCCGCAAGTACGACTGGAGCGCCTTGAAATTCCAGGCCGACTACGACCCGAAATTCCGCCGCGCGCAAATGCGCTACATCGGCACCGGTGGCACCGGCGTGACCTCGGACATGAACACTATCCCGTCGGAGAACTTCACGTTCTCGACCATGGTGATTCCGGCCGGTCACGAAGGCCCGCCGCACCTGCACACCGACGTTGAAGAAGTGTTCTTCGTGCTGCGCGGCAAACTCAAGGTGATCATCGAAAAGGACGGCGAGCGTTTCGAAACCATCCTCACCGACCGCGACGTCATTTCCGTGCCGCCCGGCGTGTACCGCGAAGAGATCAACATCGGCGATGAAGACGCGCTGATGTGCGTGATGCTCGGTGCGAAAAAACCGCTGACCCCGACCTACCCGCCAGAACACCCCCTGGCCTCGATCAAGCGCGGATAA
- a CDS encoding alpha/beta hydrolase has translation MSHAIDNLAPRLTAGLQAQLARDFPQRTLEIAGARQAFRECGSGPAIVLLHGIGSGSASWLEVAQELGRSARVIAWDAPGYGDSTPLRALAPDASDYAERLLQMLDALGIQRCVLVGHSLGAITAIAFASGVHQQRISRLVLISPAQGYGHPSRALQRQEVRNKRLRALEQLGIQHMAEQRSAYMLSPAASPQAQAWVQWNMARLKPEGYRQAIELLCGEDLLRHAPLSMPCEVHCGEADGITAPESCQTLAKALGGTFDLIKDAGHASPIEQPCVVAGRLAFAIEESLTGASL, from the coding sequence ATGTCACACGCCATCGATAATCTCGCCCCGCGGCTCACCGCCGGTCTCCAGGCTCAATTGGCCCGGGACTTTCCCCAGCGCACGCTGGAGATCGCGGGCGCACGCCAGGCCTTTCGCGAATGCGGAAGCGGTCCTGCCATTGTGTTGTTGCACGGGATTGGCTCGGGCTCGGCGTCGTGGTTAGAGGTGGCGCAGGAGCTTGGCCGCAGCGCCCGGGTGATTGCCTGGGACGCGCCCGGATACGGCGACTCCACGCCGCTCAGAGCCTTGGCCCCCGATGCTTCGGATTATGCCGAACGGCTGCTGCAGATGCTCGACGCGCTGGGCATCCAGCGCTGCGTGCTGGTGGGGCATTCACTCGGGGCAATTACCGCCATCGCTTTCGCCAGTGGCGTGCACCAACAGCGCATCAGCCGCCTGGTGTTGATCAGCCCGGCGCAGGGCTATGGCCATCCATCACGCGCCTTGCAGCGCCAGGAAGTGCGCAATAAACGCCTGCGCGCCCTGGAACAGTTGGGCATTCAACACATGGCCGAGCAGCGCAGTGCCTACATGCTCTCCCCCGCTGCCAGCCCTCAGGCACAGGCCTGGGTGCAGTGGAACATGGCGCGGCTCAAGCCAGAGGGTTATCGCCAGGCCATAGAACTGCTGTGCGGCGAGGATCTGCTGCGCCATGCACCGCTTTCAATGCCTTGCGAAGTGCATTGCGGCGAAGCCGACGGCATCACGGCTCCCGAAAGCTGCCAGACCCTGGCCAAGGCCCTGGGCGGTACTTTCGACCTTATCAAAGATGCCGGGCACGCCAGCCCCATCGAACAACCTTGTGTAGTGGCAGGCCGCCTGGCCTTCGCTATCGAAGAATCCCTGACAGGTGCATCGCTATGA
- a CDS encoding IclR family transcriptional regulator, translated as MNDSDLLKDAQDKYIVPGLERGLLLLCEFSRRNRTLTAPELARRLSLPRSTIFRLLTTLETMGFVTRSGNEYRLGMSVLRLGFEYLASLELTELGQPLLARLCDRLNYPSNLVVRDGRSIVYVAKVSPPSVFSTAVNVGTRLPAHATVLGRILLEDLSLAELRELYPEDHLEQFSPCTPKTVMELFDMVQADRQRGFISGEGFFESAISTVAAPVRDQSGQIVAALGVTIPTTQIVHVNFNELLLQVRRSADELSRLLDYNTATGHDGHNRVTALMRD; from the coding sequence ATGAACGATTCAGATCTGCTGAAGGACGCTCAGGACAAATACATCGTGCCAGGTCTGGAGCGCGGCCTGCTGCTGCTGTGCGAATTCAGCCGACGCAATCGCACGCTGACCGCGCCGGAACTGGCCCGACGCCTGTCGCTGCCGCGCTCGACAATCTTTCGTCTGCTGACGACGCTGGAAACCATGGGCTTCGTGACCCGCAGCGGCAATGAATACCGCCTCGGCATGTCGGTGCTGCGCCTGGGCTTCGAGTACCTCGCCTCACTGGAACTGACCGAGCTCGGTCAGCCGCTGCTGGCCCGCTTGTGCGACCGCCTCAACTACCCGAGCAATCTGGTGGTGCGCGACGGCCGCTCGATCGTCTACGTGGCCAAGGTCTCGCCGCCGTCGGTGTTCTCCACCGCGGTGAATGTCGGCACCCGCCTGCCCGCCCACGCCACCGTTCTTGGCCGCATCCTGCTCGAAGACCTGTCGCTGGCAGAATTGCGCGAGCTGTACCCGGAAGATCATCTGGAACAGTTCTCGCCCTGCACGCCGAAAACCGTGATGGAGTTGTTTGACATGGTTCAAGCCGACCGTCAGCGCGGATTTATCAGCGGTGAAGGCTTCTTCGAGTCGGCGATCTCGACCGTCGCCGCCCCGGTGCGCGATCAATCCGGGCAGATCGTCGCGGCGCTGGGCGTGACGATTCCGACCACTCAGATCGTTCACGTCAACTTCAACGAATTGCTCCTGCAAGTACGTCGCAGCGCTGACGAACTGTCGCGGTTGCTCGATTACAACACTGCGACTGGCCACGACGGCCACAACCGCGTAACGGCTCTGATGAGGGATTGA
- a CDS encoding SDR family oxidoreductase encodes MSLYQLQDSTAIVTGGSSGIGLACVELLLEAGAAVAFCGRDEDRLRGAEDKLRQRFPKARLLAQVCNVLDADSVNAFAAASLAALGPASVLINNAGQGRVSTFAETTDSAWTEELNLKFFSVINPVRAFKAQLQGEANAAIVCVNSLLASQPEPHMVATSAARAGVMNLVRSMATEFAVEGIRVNGILIGLVESGQWRRRFEAREERDLDWAQWTAQLAQRKHIPLGRLGLPIEAARAILFLASPLSAYTTGSHIDVSGGLSRHA; translated from the coding sequence ATGAGTCTCTATCAACTGCAAGACAGCACCGCGATTGTCACCGGTGGTTCTTCGGGAATTGGCCTGGCCTGTGTCGAGCTGTTGCTCGAAGCCGGTGCAGCCGTGGCCTTCTGCGGGCGCGACGAAGATCGCCTGCGCGGCGCCGAAGACAAATTACGTCAGCGCTTTCCCAAGGCGCGATTGCTGGCCCAGGTCTGCAACGTCCTTGACGCCGACTCGGTCAACGCCTTTGCCGCCGCCAGCCTTGCTGCATTGGGGCCGGCCAGCGTGCTGATCAACAACGCCGGACAAGGTCGCGTGTCGACCTTCGCCGAGACCACGGACAGCGCCTGGACCGAAGAACTGAACCTGAAATTTTTCTCGGTCATCAACCCGGTCCGCGCCTTCAAGGCACAGCTGCAAGGTGAAGCGAACGCGGCCATCGTCTGTGTCAATTCGCTGCTGGCCAGCCAGCCGGAACCGCACATGGTCGCCACCTCGGCCGCGCGCGCAGGGGTGATGAACCTGGTGCGCTCGATGGCCACCGAATTTGCCGTCGAAGGCATTCGGGTCAACGGCATCCTCATTGGCCTGGTCGAGTCCGGGCAATGGCGCCGACGTTTCGAAGCCCGCGAAGAGCGGGATCTGGACTGGGCCCAATGGACCGCTCAGCTGGCACAACGCAAACACATTCCCTTGGGACGCCTGGGCCTGCCGATTGAAGCGGCCCGCGCAATCCTGTTTCTGGCCTCGCCTCTGTCGGCTTACACCACAGGCAGCCATATCGATGTTTCTGGAGGCCTGTCCCGCCATGCGTAA
- a CDS encoding thiamine pyrophosphate-binding protein produces the protein MRNENTVTVGAAITAFLEQCDVKAAFGVISIHNMPILDAFAVRGNIRFVMARGEAGATNMADAYARTTGGLGVCLTSTGTAAGNAAGAMVEALTAGTPLLHITGQIETPYLDQEFAYIHEARDQLTMLKAVSKAAFRVRSVETALSTMKLAVQTALTAPTGPVSVEIPIDIQSTFIPMPTDLSPLPVPVAVPAPEALDLVAERLATATRPLLWLGGGARHAGPQVKRLLDMGVGVITSTQGRGVVNEDDERCLGAFSQNKLVEQFLQSCDALLIAGSRLRSNETFKYALKLPRNTLRIDANPAIEGRSYNSELFICGDSALALEGLADRLEGRLQIDPTFLAELKHVREKSRTQLIADLGPYSAMVEQLQALTGRNFSWVRDVTLSNSIWGNRLLTLFHPRAGVHALGGGIGQGLSMGIGAAVAAAETAPERKVFALAGDGGFILNLGELATLVQENANVVILLMNDQRYGVIRNIQDAVYGSRHCYVDLHTPDYSKLAESLNLRHGLVTDLKDFGKVVDGALAQPGPFLLEVDMLSVGSFATQFAGPPNSETKAQKATA, from the coding sequence ATGCGTAATGAAAATACTGTCACCGTTGGCGCTGCCATCACCGCGTTTCTCGAGCAATGCGACGTCAAGGCCGCGTTCGGTGTGATCTCGATCCACAACATGCCGATCCTCGATGCGTTCGCCGTGCGCGGCAACATCCGTTTCGTCATGGCCCGCGGTGAAGCCGGCGCCACTAACATGGCCGACGCCTACGCCCGTACCACCGGTGGCCTGGGTGTTTGCCTGACGTCCACCGGCACCGCGGCCGGTAACGCCGCCGGGGCGATGGTCGAAGCGCTGACCGCTGGCACGCCGCTGCTGCACATCACCGGGCAAATCGAAACGCCGTATCTGGATCAGGAATTCGCTTACATCCACGAAGCCCGTGACCAGCTGACCATGCTCAAGGCTGTGTCGAAGGCCGCGTTCCGCGTGCGCAGCGTCGAAACCGCACTCAGCACCATGAAGCTGGCCGTGCAGACCGCGTTGACCGCACCGACCGGGCCGGTCAGCGTTGAAATCCCGATCGACATCCAGTCGACTTTCATCCCGATGCCGACCGACCTGTCGCCGCTGCCGGTTCCCGTTGCCGTGCCCGCACCTGAAGCACTGGACCTGGTGGCCGAGCGCCTGGCCACGGCCACCCGTCCCCTGTTGTGGCTCGGCGGCGGCGCGCGGCATGCCGGCCCGCAAGTCAAGCGCCTGCTGGACATGGGCGTCGGCGTGATTACCTCGACCCAAGGTCGCGGTGTGGTCAACGAAGACGACGAGCGCTGCCTCGGTGCGTTCTCGCAAAACAAACTGGTCGAGCAATTCCTGCAGAGTTGCGACGCCCTGCTGATCGCCGGCTCACGACTGCGCAGCAACGAGACGTTCAAATACGCGCTGAAGTTGCCACGCAACACCCTGCGCATCGACGCCAACCCGGCCATCGAAGGTCGCAGCTACAACAGCGAACTGTTCATCTGCGGTGATTCGGCACTGGCGCTGGAAGGCCTGGCGGATCGTCTGGAAGGTCGCCTGCAAATCGACCCGACGTTCCTCGCCGAGCTCAAGCACGTGCGTGAAAAATCCCGCACGCAACTGATCGCCGACCTCGGCCCGTACTCGGCCATGGTCGAACAGCTGCAAGCCCTGACCGGGCGCAACTTCTCGTGGGTGCGCGACGTCACGCTTTCCAACAGCATCTGGGGCAACCGCCTGCTGACACTGTTCCATCCGCGTGCCGGCGTGCATGCATTGGGCGGCGGCATTGGCCAGGGTTTGTCGATGGGCATTGGCGCGGCCGTTGCGGCAGCGGAAACGGCACCTGAGCGCAAGGTCTTCGCCCTGGCCGGCGACGGCGGTTTCATTCTCAACCTCGGCGAGCTGGCAACGCTGGTGCAAGAGAACGCCAACGTGGTGATTCTGCTGATGAACGATCAGCGCTACGGCGTCATCCGCAACATTCAGGACGCGGTGTACGGCAGTCGCCATTGCTACGTCGACCTGCACACACCGGACTATTCCAAGCTGGCCGAGTCGCTGAACCTGCGCCATGGCCTGGTCACCGACCTGAAGGATTTCGGCAAGGTCGTCGACGGTGCACTCGCGCAGCCGGGACCGTTCCTGCTGGAAGTCGACATGCTCAGTGTCGGCAGCTTCGCCACCCAGTTCGCCGGTCCGCCCAACAGCGAAACCAAAGCGCAAAAAGCCACGGCCTGA
- a CDS encoding aspartate dehydrogenase: MLHITMIGCGAIGVGVLELLEKDPQLCVDYVIASAGSEELVRQRLTSFKQPPQVLTALPADARPDLLVECAGHKAIEEHVLPALERGIACLIVSVGALSEVGLVERLEAAAERGQTRIELLPGAIGGIDALSAAKVGGLDAVNYTGRKPARAWKNTPAEQAFDLDNLTEATVIFQGSAREAAHLYPKNANVAATLSLAGLGLDRTHVTLIADPLSEENVHHFEARGAFGGFELSLRGKPLLANPKTSALTVYSVVRALGNHAHAISI; encoded by the coding sequence ATGTTGCATATCACCATGATCGGCTGCGGCGCAATTGGCGTCGGCGTGCTCGAACTGCTGGAGAAAGACCCGCAGTTGTGCGTCGACTACGTCATCGCCTCGGCCGGTTCCGAAGAGCTTGTACGTCAAAGGCTGACCAGTTTCAAACAACCACCGCAAGTGCTGACGGCGCTACCGGCCGACGCGCGCCCCGACCTGTTGGTCGAGTGCGCCGGTCACAAAGCCATCGAAGAACATGTGTTGCCGGCGTTGGAGCGTGGCATTGCCTGCCTGATCGTCTCGGTCGGCGCGCTGTCCGAAGTCGGCCTGGTAGAGCGTCTGGAAGCGGCAGCCGAACGCGGTCAGACCCGCATCGAATTGCTGCCCGGCGCCATCGGCGGTATCGACGCCTTGTCGGCGGCCAAGGTCGGGGGCCTGGACGCGGTGAACTACACCGGACGCAAACCGGCGCGCGCCTGGAAAAACACCCCGGCTGAACAGGCCTTTGACTTGGACAACCTTACCGAAGCCACGGTGATTTTTCAGGGCAGCGCCCGCGAAGCGGCGCACCTCTACCCGAAAAACGCCAACGTCGCCGCGACCTTGTCGCTGGCCGGTCTCGGCCTGGATCGCACCCATGTGACCCTGATCGCCGACCCACTGAGCGAGGAGAACGTCCACCACTTCGAAGCCCGCGGCGCCTTTGGCGGGTTCGAACTGAGCCTGCGTGGTAAACCGCTGCTGGCCAACCCGAAGACCTCGGCGTTGACCGTTTACAGCGTCGTCCGCGCCTTGGGCAACCACGCCCACGCGATTTCGATTTAG
- a CDS encoding aldehyde dehydrogenase, which produces MTLEQTLPICIAGQWRLGRGERYATCYPATGEAVAWLNAASVEDVEEAVQGAHQAFLHSGWAQRKPHERACVLYRIAELIRERSEELAQLQRQDNGKPINETRALVASAAGTFQFFAAACETLEETITPSRGDFVSMSVYEPMGVIAAITPWNSPIASEAQKVAPALAAGNAVVIKPAEITPLMALQLARICEDAGLPKGLLSVLPGKGSLLGDALTRHPLVKRVSFTGGTKTGKHIAHIAADKMMPVSLELGGKSPTIILDDADLDHAVAGVLYGIFSSSGEACIAGSRLFVARALYEPFMARLVAAAAELRVGDPADERTQMGPLISAGHRESVERYVALGLAEGGRLLLGGKRPSGGVYDQGYYYPPTILEGLNNSQQVCQEEIFGPVLVAMPFDDEAQLLEQANDSLYALAAGIWTGDYKRAWALGRKIQAGTVWINTYKQFSISTPFGGWRDSGLGREKGRLGILQYMEQKSLYWGMNEQPLAWAGVQREVGL; this is translated from the coding sequence ATGACTCTCGAACAGACTTTACCGATCTGCATTGCTGGCCAATGGCGGCTGGGGCGTGGTGAACGCTACGCCACGTGCTACCCCGCCACCGGCGAAGCCGTTGCCTGGCTCAACGCCGCCAGTGTCGAAGACGTTGAAGAGGCCGTGCAAGGCGCCCACCAGGCGTTTCTGCACAGCGGCTGGGCGCAGCGCAAACCTCATGAACGCGCCTGCGTGCTGTACCGCATTGCCGAGCTGATCCGTGAGCGCAGCGAAGAACTGGCGCAATTGCAGCGCCAGGACAATGGCAAGCCGATCAACGAAACCCGCGCCCTGGTGGCCAGCGCGGCCGGCACCTTCCAGTTCTTCGCCGCGGCCTGTGAAACCCTCGAAGAAACCATCACGCCGTCCCGTGGTGATTTCGTCAGCATGAGCGTTTACGAGCCGATGGGTGTGATCGCCGCGATTACACCGTGGAACTCACCGATTGCCAGCGAAGCGCAGAAAGTCGCCCCGGCCCTGGCTGCCGGCAATGCGGTGGTCATCAAACCTGCGGAAATCACTCCGCTGATGGCCTTGCAACTGGCGCGCATCTGCGAAGACGCCGGGTTGCCCAAAGGCCTGCTCAGTGTGCTGCCGGGCAAGGGCTCGCTGCTCGGCGATGCGCTGACCCGTCACCCGCTGGTCAAGCGCGTGTCGTTCACCGGCGGTACCAAAACCGGCAAGCACATTGCCCACATCGCCGCCGACAAGATGATGCCGGTGTCACTGGAACTGGGCGGCAAATCGCCGACCATCATCCTCGATGACGCCGACCTCGACCATGCGGTGGCCGGTGTGTTGTACGGCATCTTCAGTTCTTCGGGCGAAGCCTGCATCGCCGGTTCGCGGTTGTTCGTCGCCCGCGCACTGTATGAGCCGTTCATGGCGCGCCTGGTGGCGGCGGCAGCCGAGTTGCGTGTCGGTGATCCGGCGGATGAGCGTACGCAAATGGGCCCGCTGATCAGCGCCGGCCACCGCGAGTCGGTGGAACGCTATGTGGCGCTGGGGCTGGCAGAAGGCGGACGTCTGCTGCTCGGTGGCAAGCGCCCGAGCGGCGGCGTTTACGACCAGGGTTACTACTACCCGCCGACCATCCTCGAAGGTTTGAACAACAGCCAGCAAGTGTGCCAGGAAGAAATCTTCGGCCCGGTGCTGGTGGCCATGCCGTTCGACGACGAAGCGCAATTGCTGGAGCAGGCCAACGACAGCCTGTACGCCCTCGCCGCCGGCATCTGGACCGGCGACTACAAGCGCGCCTGGGCGCTGGGTCGAAAAATCCAGGCCGGTACGGTGTGGATCAACACCTACAAGCAGTTCTCGATTTCCACCCCGTTCGGTGGCTGGCGCGACAGTGGCCTGGGCCGCGAAAAAGGTCGACTCGGCATCCTGCAGTACATGGAACAGAAAAGCCTTTATTGGGGCATGAATGAACAGCCACTGGCCTGGGCCGGTGTGCAACGAGAGGTAGGGTTATGA